In a single window of the Methanocaldococcus sp. genome:
- the cas2 gene encoding CRISPR-associated endonuclease Cas2: MYIIIVYDVNVARVNKVKKFLRQHLNWVQNSVFEGEVTDAEFERIKDGLLNIIDEDKDSIIIYKLKSKPSREIYGVDKNPIDDII; encoded by the coding sequence ATGTATATAATCATAGTTTATGATGTGAATGTTGCAAGAGTAAATAAAGTTAAAAAATTTCTCAGACAGCATTTAAACTGGGTTCAAAATAGTGTATTTGAAGGAGAGGTAACAGATGCAGAGTTTGAAAGAATAAAAGATGGGCTTTTAAATATAATTGACGAAGATAAAGATTCTATAATCATATACAAACTTAAATCAAAACCAAGTAGAGAAATTTATGGAGTAGATAAAAAT